The Zobellia alginiliquefaciens genome contains a region encoding:
- a CDS encoding T9SS type A sorting domain-containing protein — protein MKRGVFLLVFLFVSFFLSSQHTVEEIGTLPMELSESSGLLYFNNRLITHNDSGNLPQLYEIDTVSLEIQRTITITNAENRDWEDIAQDETYIYIGDIGNNNGTRKDLLVYRILKSEYLASDTIEAEKIEFEYENQDNFVNNGNSDWDAEALLVLQDKLIILTKQWNNYGTVAYSLPTEPGKYMAKELDGYQVNGLVTGADFNPTTEQLYIVGYSSILAPFVYVIDGATTNTIFGGVVENLKIDMETSQVESIVHVNANTYYLTSEQFERQSFNLSFEPKLYSLLVTNSFLENEEEEEEEEEEEEEEEEEEEEEEEEEPGLDDEGETETDPDQEENEEAVDISDGIDSVDDNVDGNSGLIVVKSATETNLMYLVDEDDLVLIRAVYDASGRRLLLHHRNEIENSSINISSLKSGIYYLTLSLDSKVVSKPFVVQ, from the coding sequence ATGAAGAGAGGTGTATTTTTATTAGTATTTCTTTTTGTGAGCTTTTTTCTTTCATCTCAACATACTGTGGAAGAAATTGGGACTTTGCCTATGGAGTTATCCGAAAGCTCAGGGTTACTTTATTTTAATAATAGACTAATAACCCATAATGATTCAGGAAATCTGCCTCAGCTCTATGAAATAGACACGGTCTCCCTAGAAATTCAGCGAACCATAACCATAACTAATGCAGAGAATAGAGACTGGGAGGATATAGCGCAAGATGAAACTTACATCTATATTGGAGATATTGGAAATAATAATGGTACTAGAAAAGATTTACTGGTCTACCGCATTCTAAAATCTGAATATTTAGCATCTGATACCATAGAGGCAGAGAAGATTGAATTTGAGTATGAAAATCAGGATAACTTTGTTAACAATGGAAATAGCGATTGGGACGCTGAGGCATTGTTAGTTTTACAGGATAAGTTGATAATCTTGACCAAGCAATGGAATAACTACGGAACCGTAGCGTATAGTCTACCAACGGAACCGGGTAAATACATGGCCAAAGAGTTGGACGGTTACCAAGTAAATGGACTGGTAACAGGAGCTGATTTTAACCCTACGACCGAGCAATTATATATTGTTGGATACTCTTCTATTTTAGCTCCTTTTGTATATGTCATAGATGGAGCGACAACAAATACTATTTTTGGAGGGGTAGTTGAAAATCTTAAAATAGATATGGAAACTTCACAAGTGGAAAGTATTGTTCATGTAAACGCGAATACATACTATCTAACATCGGAACAATTCGAACGGCAAAGTTTTAATCTTTCATTTGAACCAAAACTTTATAGTCTTTTAGTCACCAATTCTTTTCTAGAGAATGAGGAAGAAGAAGAAGAAGAAGAAGAAGAAGAAGAAGAAGAAGAAGAAGAAGAAGAAGAAGAAGAAGAAGAAGAACCTGGCTTGGATGATGAAGGAGAAACGGAAACTGACCCAGATCAAGAGGAAAATGAAGAGGCAGTCGATATTTCTGACGGTATTGATTCAGTAGATGATAACGTAGACGGTAATTCAGGATTAATCGTTGTAAAAAGTGCAACTGAAACTAATTTGATGTACCTAGTTGATGAGGATGATTTAGTTTTAATCAGAGCAGTTTATGATGCGTCCGGTAGGAGATTGTTACTTCATCATAGAAACGAAATAGAGAACTCATCAATAAATATTTCGAGTTTAAAATCGGGGATTTATTACCTCACGCTTTCCTTGGATAG